The proteins below are encoded in one region of Pseudomonas azadiae:
- a CDS encoding response regulator transcription factor translates to MNKVLIVDDHPVIRLAVRMLMERHGYEVVAETDNGVDALQLAREHMPDIVILDIGIPKLDGLEVICRLSSTKQPAPFKVLVLTSQAPGHFSMRCMQAGAAGYVCKQQDLTELLSAIKAVLSGYSYFPNQALNSVRSTMGNASEADMVERLSGREMMVLQQLARGRTNKEIADGMFLSNKTVSTYKTRLLLKLNARSLVDLIELAQRNGLV, encoded by the coding sequence ATGAATAAAGTGCTGATCGTGGATGATCATCCCGTCATTCGTCTTGCTGTGCGTATGCTAATGGAGCGTCATGGTTATGAGGTCGTTGCCGAGACCGATAACGGTGTCGATGCGTTGCAACTTGCACGGGAGCATATGCCGGACATTGTCATACTGGATATTGGGATACCCAAACTTGATGGCCTGGAAGTTATTTGCCGGCTGTCTTCTACCAAACAACCGGCACCGTTCAAGGTGCTGGTGCTTACGTCCCAGGCGCCTGGCCATTTTTCCATGCGTTGCATGCAGGCGGGCGCCGCAGGCTACGTGTGCAAGCAACAGGACCTGACCGAGTTGCTGAGCGCGATCAAAGCCGTCCTGTCGGGGTACAGCTATTTCCCGAACCAGGCGCTCAACTCGGTACGCTCCACCATGGGCAATGCCAGCGAGGCCGATATGGTCGAACGTCTATCGGGGCGCGAGATGATGGTATTGCAGCAACTGGCCCGGGGCAGGACCAACAAGGAGATTGCCGACGGCATGTTCCTCAGCAACAAGACCGTCAGCACCTACAAGACGCGCTTGCTGCTCAAGCTCAACGCGCGCTCACTCGTAGACCTGATTGAACTGGCCCAGCGTAACGGCTTGGTCTAG